The Glycine max cultivar Williams 82 chromosome 12, Glycine_max_v4.0, whole genome shotgun sequence genome window below encodes:
- the LOC100814156 gene encoding probable serine/threonine-protein kinase At1g54610, translated as MGCICSKASAVEDSKEAVTEKFQSYSTRPSELNVLRLNSTRRVDEGGVKDVLIVGGHVKGSLIDKKANGSGQLYGDHDAKKKLEKLELTVVDHIGPGRVPKAIEGEQVAAGWPAWLSSVAGEAIKGWIPRSANTFERLHKIGQGTYSTVYKARDVINQKFVALKKVRFDNLDPESVKFMTREIHVLRRLDHPNIIKLEGLITSQMSRSLYLVFEYMEHDLTGLASNPDIKFSEPQLKCYMRQLLSGLDHCHSHGVLHRDIKGSNLLIDNNGVLKIADFGLASFYDPQHNVPLTSRVVTLWYRPPELLLGANHYGVAVDLWSTGCILGELYTGRPILPGKTEVEQLHRIFKLCGSPSDDYWLKSRLSHSTVFRPPHHYRRCVADTFKDYPSTAVKLIETLLSVEPAHRGTAAAALESEFFMSEPLPCDPSSLPKYVPSKEIDAKLRDEAVRQGVVGGREQKVASGVRQEKGHRANVTAKDNADPGLAVQQGHCSSSRNQSELSNPHRGSVSGILVFPHKQSEKEMNDNFSGHLYKRPSHSGPLVPGSVWAKGRKEVDDVPPVSNRVNLSKLSGLVASRTFSEDQEVKPVHSNHRKPIEVRKSVESTNGSESRRRHDQKQIVDLNQIESRRVPAEKSTPGGRESMGNKIYLSGPLMVSSSNMDQMLKEHDRKIQEFSRRARIDKSRARGEKVFAQRK; from the exons ATGGGCTGCATATGTTCTAAGGCTTCAGCTGTAGAGGACAGCAAGGAAGCTGTCACTGAGAAATTTCAATCGTATAGCACAAGGCCTTCGGAGTTGAATGTTTTGCGGTTGAATTCGACTAGGAGGGTTGATGAGGGTGGGGTGAAAGATGTGTTAATAGTTGGTGGTCATGTGAAAGGTTCATTGATTGACAAGAAGGCCAACGGTTCAGGCCAGTTGTATGGTGATCATGATGCAAAGAAGAAATTAGAGAAGCTGGAATTGACTGTTGTGGATCATATTGGCCCTGGAAGGGTTCCAAAGGCTATTGAAGGAGAGCAAGTTGCAGCTGGATGGCCGGCATGGCTTTCTTCTGTTGCTGGTGAAGCTATTAAGGGATGGATACCACGGAGTGCGAATACGTTTGAGAGGTTGCATAAA ATTGGGCAAGGAACTTACAGTACTGTATATAAGGCACGGGATGTGATTAACCAAAAGTTTGTTGCATTGAAGAAAGTACGCTTTGACAATCTTGATCCTGAGAGTGTCAAGTTTATGACAAGGGAAATCCATGTTCTGCGTAGGCTTGACCAtccaaacataattaaattggaGGGCTTGATAACGTCACAGATGTCTCGCAGCTTGTACCTTGTTTTTGAGTATATGGAGCATGATCTTACAGGACTTGCATCAAATCCTGATATTAAGTTCTCTGAACCGCAG CTGAAATGCTACATGCGGCAACTTCTTAGTGGATTGGATCATTGTCATAGTCATGGTGTCCTCCATCGTGACATAAAGGGCTCAAATCTTCTCATTGACAATAATGGAGTCTTAAAGATCGCTGATTTTGGTTTGGCAAGTTTTTATGACCCTCAGCACAATGTTCCATTGACAAGCCGAGTAGTAACTCTATGGTATAGACCACCAGAACTTTTACTTGGAGCCAATCATTATGGGGTTGCAGTGGATTTGTGGAGCACTGGTTGCATACTGGGGGAACTATATACTGGAAGGCCTATTTTGCCAGGAAAAACAGAG GTTGAGCAGTTGCATCGGATTTTTAAACTTTGTGGCTCACCATCTGACGACTATTGGCTTAAATCGCGGTTGTCACATTCCACAGTATTCAGGCCACCACACCATTATAGGCGTTGTGTTGCAGATACATTTAAGGACTACCCATCTACTGCGGTAAAGCTTATAGAGACCCTACTTTCTGTAGAGCCAGCACATCGAGGGACTGCAGCAGCTGCTCTGGAAAGTGAG TTCTTTATGTCGGAGCCTCTGCCTTGTGACCCATCAAGTTTGCCAAAATATGTTCCCAGCAAGGAGATTGATGCTAAATTACGGGATGAAGCCGTAAG GCAAGGAGTTGTTGGAGGTAGGGAACAAAAAGTTGCCTCAGGAGTTAGACAAGAAAAAGGACACAGGGCAAATGTCACAGCAAAAGACAATGCTGACCCAGGCTTAGCAGTGCAG CAAGGACACTGTTCCAGCTCAAGGAACCAAAGTGAATTATCAAACCCTCATAGAGGATCGGTGTCTGGAATTCTGGTTTTCCCTCACAAACAgtcagaaaaagaaatgaatgatAATTTCTCTGGGCATCTTTATAAGAGGCCTTCACATTCAGGCCCATTGGTTCCTGGTTCTGTCTGGGCAAAAGGCAGGAAAGAAGTTGATGATGTGCCTCCTGTTTCAAACAGAGTGAACCTATCAAAACTATCTGGGCTAGTGGCATCTAGGACTTTCTCTGAAGATCAGGAGGTTAAACCAGTTCACTCGAACCACAGAAAACCAATTGAAGTAAGAAAATCCGTGGAGTCCACTAATGGATCAGAGTCGAGAAGAAGGCACGATCAAAAACAGATTGTTGATCTCAATCAAATTGAAAGTAGAAGGGTCCCGGCTGAAAAATCAACTCCG GGTGGGCGCGAGTCCATGGGAAACAAGATATACCTCTCAGGTCCATTAATGGTTTCGTCAAGCAACATGGATCAGATGCTCAAAGAGCATGACAGAAAGATCCAAGAGTTTTCAAGACGAGCCAGAATTGACAAGTCAAGAGCAAGAGGTGAGAAAGTTTTTGCACAGCGGAAGTAG
- the LOC100814167 gene encoding probable L-type lectin-domain containing receptor kinase VII.2, with translation MSTLLISLLLFIISNLTLLLLTSVSCTEFIYNTNFNSTNTLLHGNATIESSILTLTNRSTFSVGRAFYPFKILTKPSNSSSTPLPFSTSFIFSITPFKDLLPGHGFVFILTPSAGTTGVNSAQHLGLFNYTNNGDPNNHVFGVEFDVFDNQEFNDINDNHVGVDINSLSSFASHDAGFWGGGDNDEFEDLKLNDGENYQVWIEYLDSRVNVTMAPAGQKRPQRPLISEIVDLSEVLLDEMYVGFCGATGQLVESHKILAWSFSNTNFSIGDALVTTNLPSFVHSKESILRSTGFIVGIIIGVLFVIGGAVVIFVLFLRRKRSKRKDEEQEEIEDWELEYWPHRVSYEDIYAATKGFSDQHVIGFGGNGKVYKGLLQGVQVAVKRIPCDSEHGMREFLSEISSLGRLKHKNVVPLRGWCKKQRSLILIYDYMDNGSLDKRIFDGDENTIFGWEKRIKVLKDVAHGILYLHEGWEVKVLHRDIKSSNVLLDKGMNARLGDFGLARMHHHGQIAHTSQVIGTVGFMAPELIHTGRASTQTDVFSFGVLILEVVCGRRPNEENRPLVTWLWSLKERGEECSALDERLKRRGECSIDEVKRVLHLGLLCTHHDPHVRPSMRQVVKVLEGESLDMSLLDKINSAAGYVGSFVNRFHPTIEDIYSSNCSFTTLTMRADE, from the coding sequence ATGTCTACACTTCTCATCTCTTTGCTTCTTTTCATCATCTCAAACCTTACCCTTCTTCTTCTAACCTCAGTTTCATGTACAGAGTTCATCTACAACACCAACTTCAACTCCACCAACACCCTTCTACACGGCAACGCCACCATAGAATCTTCCATCCTCACCCTCACCAACCGTTCCACCTTCTCTGTGGGCCGTGCTTTCTACCCTTTTAAGATTCTCACAAAACCTTCCAACTCTTCTTCAACCCCTTTACCATTCTCAACCTCATTCATTTTCTCCATTACACCCTTCAAAGACCTTCTCCCTGGCCATGGCTTTGTCTTCATATTGACACCTTCTGCAGGCACCACTGGGGTGAATTCTGCTCAGCATCTTGGCCTCTTTAACTATACCAACAATGGTGATCCCAACAACCATGTCTTTGGCGTTGAGTTTGATGTGTTTGACAACCAAGAGTTTAATGACATAAATGACAACCATGTGGGGGTGGACATAaactctctttcttcttttgcttcccATGATGCTGGATTTTGGGGTGGCGGCGACAACGATGAGTTCGAGGATTTGAAGCTTAATGATGGTGAGAACTATCAGGTGTGGATTGAATATTTGGATTCTAGAGTTAATGTCACAATGGCTCCTGCAGGCCAAAAAAGGCCTCAGAGGCCCTTGATTAGTGAAATTGTGGATCTTTCTGAAGTTCTTCTGGATGAAATGTATGTTGGATTTTGTGGGGCAACAGGGCAGCTTGTGGAGAGTCACAAGATTTTGGCTTGGAGCTTCAGTAACACAAATTTTTCCATTGGTGATGCTTTAGTCACTACAAATTTGCCTTCATTTGTGCATTCCAAAGAGTCTATTTTGAGGTCAACAGGTTTTATTGTAGGGATCATTATAGGTGTTTTGTTTGTCATTGGTGGTGCTGTTGTGATATTTGTGCTTTTTCTCAGAAgaaaaaggagcaaaagaaaggacgaagaacaagaagaaattgAAGATTGGGAACTAGAGTATTGGCCACACCGTGTTAGTTATGAAGATATTTATGCTGCTACTAAAGGATTTTCAGACCAACATGTAATTGGGTTTGGAGGGAATGGGAAAGTCTATAAAGGGCTTCTGCAAGGAGTGCAAGTTGCAGTGAAAAGAATTCCTTGTGACAGTGAACATGGAATGAGAGAGTTTTTGTCTGAGATTTCAAGTTTAGGCAGGTTAAAGCATAAGAATGTGGTTCCATTGAGAGGTTGGTGTAAGAAACAGAGGAGCTTGATTTTAATCTATGACTATATGGATAATGGGAGTTTAGACAAAAGAATATTTGATGGTGATGAGAACACAATTTTTGGGTGGGAGAAGAGAATCAAGGTGCTGAAGGATGTGGCACATGGAATATTGTACTTGCATGAGGGTTGGGAGGTTAAGGTGTTGCACAGAGACATCAAGTCAAGCAATGTGTTACTTGATAAGGGTATGAATGCAAGGTTGGGGGATTTTGGACTAGCAAGAATGCACCATCATGGGCAGATTGCTCATACCTCACAAGTGATTGGAACTGTTGGTTTCATGGCACCTGAACTTATTCACACTGGGAGAGCCTCAACTCAGACTGATGTGTTCAGTTTCGGTGTGTTGATTTTAGAGGTGGTGTGTGGGAGAAGACCAAATGAAGAAAACAGGCCTTTGGTTACTTGGTTATGGAGTCTAAAGGAGAGAGGAGAAGAGTGTTCTGCTCTTGATGAAAGATTAAAAAGGAGGGGTGAATGTAGCATTGATGAGGTTAAGAGGGTTCTTCATCTTGGTTTGTTGTGCACTCATCATGACCCTCATGTTAGGCCAAGTATGAGACAGGTTGTGAAAGTGCTAGAAGGAGAGAGTTTAGATATGAGCTTGCTTGACAAAATAAATTCAGCAGCTGGATATGTTGGGAGCTTTGTTAACAGGTTTCACCCCACAATTGAGGATATTTACTCCTCCAACTGCTCTTTCACGACTCTGACAATGAGGGCAGATGAGTAG